TACTGTATTACAGTGACAAGATGAGCACTAAAAACAATATTAAGGCCGCAATTGACACATTATGGGATATGTCTAAAGAGCATAAACCTTGATAATACAGTGCTGTTTCCACagcaggatatttttgaaaacgcattggttttagCCTTCCGTCTCCACATTAACAGTTTTCAAATCCACAAAAATCTGGCTTTAAAAATAtgccatttagggggctaaaatgcatctgttacaattgagtttttatttatttttctatccccatgttgcgtttccacctaaacaggagaaaaaatatccacattttaaaaatatccagctatgtggaaacagcacctaattgAAGGCATGTTTTAGGTCGGAGAGGTCGGCTGTATGCTACGAGCGAATAATGATTGCAGCCTTGTGCGCCATCCTTCTTGACAAGGGGCAGGTGAAGTGAATGAAGATTGGGGGTGATTTAGCAGCACTCTGTTTTACAGGCTTTTGGAGGTACTGTTGCTGTTTGTGTCCACTGTTAATGGATGTACTTTTCCGAAGATTATGATTTGATTCTGGTACACAACATGCTCATATTCTGttttaataaaaaacaaaaactttgTTACAATGGACTGTATTTGACACAAACATTGCACATAATGTATTAGACATACTGTTACTATAAACATTTTTTTCAAAAGCCTGTTGGTTTAGTAGCAGTGTGTTTTTAGTCTTGCGATGTAGTCTGCCTGGACCACAAACAGTCACTGCCAGGCAACTACAGCTGTGTTCAACAGCTGTTCTGTTCTGCAGTCTTTTGTTtcttcctgttcctgttcctgttcctccttttcttcttggGTGCGTCTTGTTTAGAGTCCTCCTGCTCTTCTTCATGTGGAGAGCAAGGCTCCTCCTGAGGATCAGGATCATCCTCCTCCATCTTAGCAGCAGTATCAACTGCAGGTGTAGCAACCTCTGGAGGAGTTCTACACAAAGGGAAACATTATATATTAATCAATAGTGCATTATCACTGTGTACAGCCAGACACTTATGTGGTTGCACTCAGTAGGGGAATTTAAAAGAACGGCAAACATACAACAAAAATATACAGAGCTGACATCTACAATGCTTCTGTGAATATTGTGGCAAAGGggagctgggacttgaacccaaaGCTGTACCAAGCTGGGGTTCTGGCAGCTATgctaaagagccaggcttgttggcatgaccGTTAGAACTCCCATCACAAATGTTTTTACAAACTTCAATAGCTCCCCATCACTCCTCAATCATATCAAATGACCAAAACATACTGGGATGTGGACTCAATTTTGAATTTCAAATATTCTATAtacgaatttagaatagtcctttTGAAATTGCAAATTCGGTCTCAAAATCCACACATAAAAATGCAGACCCCACATAAAAACTCTGTATGGGCCTTCAGGGTTCAGgacaagttaaggttaagttaagaggtaaaccatctaatagaagagcctggagtcctcaattTCTTTAGAAAAGTTTGTGTGGTAGATGATTTagctcttaaccctatccagactgggcggGGGGAGCTAAAAGTGCCTGCACCAAcgttgatgtcgtataattccttaatgaCTAACGCTacgactacgaaacttggtgacgttcctaaaatttagttggctacagtttagtaccaaaagattatgtttatcatttttgccgttgccatggcaacggttttctgacaggtatgtctgaccgaaaatcactgatctaagtctcattattgttcctttttcatatttttttgttatttccaatacagggtgtatgcagggttttaaaaagtattaaaaggtgataaattaaaaagtcaaaatttaatggccttaaaagtagtaaatttgctcaaaaagtattattttttgaaaaactaggtattctttttttttagttgtaccattttgataaaaaaaatctctttattcactgtttatcacagttttttcatacaccagtgattcgcccaacagtagccacctgacctagttCATAGCAGAGTCGTGCCATAGAAAACAGATTTTTGAACAGCAGTCTGGAATCGCGCTGCTCCCCTTCGGACGTCTTTTTGCAAAACACAAGTGTAGTGTTTagaaggtagaaattacaaaagttGTCTGGAATCggaatgtcgtgatggttgtaaaaaaaaaaaaataaaggtagtgaaaaagggtattaaatggtagtaaagtTGACTTCAACATTGCTGTATATACCCTGCATTAGCATCatacagctttgtgagcattaaagtggtttgaagcatataatccttaaaatttaagtgcattacctaaatttgatggaaaatacattatggcgagattttgggcattataatcagatgatgtcacaatgacatcataataccagataatgacacaaaaatgatgtcattcatagatatccatatgtagatcatctgtcgaaagtttggtggtcataccgtactccgttcatgagttaggaggggggggggtcaaaagagccccccccccaggcccaggaatgccaaaaaagcccagtctgaatagggttaacttaaccttaacttatcctgaaccagcgttGCAGTATATGCCCCAGTACTGTGTAAAGTAACAATGAAGATTAGTGCAAAGTGTCATAACATTTCTAAATTTGCCCAGCAAATCCGAATAGATTGTTTTTCATTTTCAACATGAAAGGCGTGTCAGAAAgacccacacacactatttacaGCCAGAGAGACTAACATCCGAATATTGTTCAAATAGTTGCCAGGGATTTTCAAATAGTTTGTTCCCCTCCCTAATACATACTGTGTGGGTGTTGTTGCTGGTTGCTGGGTGGTGATGGTTTGAGTTCCGTTGCTGTGCCGTTCAAACATGGCAACAAAGAAGCCGTGGGTGAGAGTCTTGGTGGTGCTGGCccgcaggcagtgtgtgtgtgggggcagccCCCGCTCTGGCCACTGTGGAAGAAGACGAACCAACCTGCAAGAAAAGACACAGGTCATCGTCTAGaaaaggggtgtcaaactcaaattgactgagggccaaaatcaaaatctggaacgaagtcacgGGCCAGACtccacaattatttttaaaaatggactaaaattgtgcatgcatgcactccatACTCATAATTAAAttccacatacactctttcccatcatatttgttagttcaaacgtgtctacacatcctgtgacatagcaaatgtcatgttcaagtcatttTATGCTATAAaatgatggtgtatgtgggccaactgtaatagacatttgaaattatctcgcgggccaaataaaatggctccgcgggcctaatttggcccccgggcctgagtttgacatccctggtctagaaCAAgtcattctcaaccttttttgaataaacccCCCCtggtcctcatcataagcctgccgacACCCACCTGCCaaagtataaaaaataaaatagtaaagcccccgttgagaaacactagtctacaaCAGTGGTTGTGTGGGTGCAAGGCTCATGATCAAGAAGATTTCCTGTGTGGGCAGGGCACACTCTGGCTTAGGGAAGGTAGCAGAGGCCTGACTTAGATATTTAGAAAGAACACTTCTTATCTTTGACAGCCTGACATACAGAGTACCATGTTAGTTCATACAGAGAACATACACTAGAGCTTTGCAATACACACAGTTACACCAGAAGAAAGcttatttttattccaaaaaatGTATTACCATAGTGCAATACTATGCCATTACACATGCATTACTGTATAACAGGAGCTGTCCCTTAATACATTTTAGTAGTACTATTCATAGATGCAGAGCTCTTAACATACTGTATACTTGAAAAGCATCGTGGGGACCATCGGTTCTGTTGCCTCCGCTAAAAGTTCTGAATGTTCAACTTTGATGGTTGCACCGGCTCCGCGTGTATGAATGCAACACACAAAAAGGCAACCTGCATTctgccacacacacccactgtcAACACTCGATTGTCAGTGGTGCCAGTGTGAACGAAGAGTTAGACTGTATTCTTTTATACACCCCCACTGATGCTaatgtattttatatttttaaagggacactgtgcaggaaatggtcaaaaaaggtactgcaactatgctgctcattgaaactgggttggctatcactaaatttgatatttacatgaaagtttactaagtaataaacaaatattttctagtatggtccaagtagagtcatttttacagctaaagatggctatttttggaaattcaaaatggcggaccatggagaagatcccccttttcatgtatgaaaagtgcaatttttccagtcataatgaatacttacaatttgatggtggtggtaagtattcatgaaaaaggtaacattcgtgaataggcagcatgaattctggaaataaacaactaaaaatctcacacattgtccctttaacttaGTATTTTAAATATTTACAATAACTTAGTGTTCTCCTCTTTTGCTTTGTACAAATGCAGCGTTTGAATGCTTGATTTGTGTATTGTGAGATTGTTTAAATGTGCTGTATGTGTTGAAACTGAAGACAAAATTTCACATTGTGACAAAGTATTCATATTCGTTTTCAGGTTTTTCTTATGTGCAAACACCTGATTAACGTTAGCCGGGTGTTTGCACATCATTAAAGcctgaaaactaagctgcagtgtacTCCAACCTCTACTTTTAGGTGATTTGTGTCCCACtgtgatagcctgattatcatcgacattcaaatctcttcgagacttggtctgaccaagagcataacaattaacatttcccaaacggcatggttggcccgcctcccttggtttgcaaatggttgtttgcttcccgacaaaggaGTTTTTGAGCGACCTACAAcaccaaccacctggtgaagtttgcagaAGACACAACCCTAGTGGGACTCATCACAAACGGCGACGAGATGCACTACAGGACAGAAGTGGACCACCTAGCCAAGTGGTGCAGCGACAACAAcctcctgaatgtcagcaagacaaaggagattgttgaCAACTTCGAGAAAGGTCCCGCCgactcctgccactgaccatcgatggtgctgctgtggagagggtgagcagcacaaaattccttggagtgcacatcagtggggacctctcctggaccaccaacactacatcactagTCAAGAAAGCCCAgcaacgcctctacttcctgcaGAAGCTGAAGtatgccagtgccccaccagccatcatgacctgcttctacagaggaaccattgaaagcatcatcaccagctgtatcactgtatggggcgggagctgcactgactacaacaggaaagccctgcaGCGTATAGTGAACACAGCTGATAGGATCATCaaggcacctctcccctccctgacacacacacacacacacacacacacacacacacacacacacacacacacacacacacacacacacacacatggaacttCTCCAtatgactgcaccttacctgcactctctgatctccacttccaagaactgcttgcactatgagACTTGAACCTATgaactatgctgctaaatgctgctacttgaccactggactacaatggaccatgcTGGACTGCAGTGTGTAGTACAGCAAAGCCTTGACTTTTTTCCACTAgtggactggacctgcactacctcacaagaacacacacacacacacacacacacacacggtactgtacCATGggaccttacctgcactacctcagtcctggaactaagacaatacaacatgctgcacacacgatgctgtctactgtctacttgctactgtcactgttattattctattactgtaatgtctacattcttttATATGCATCATATCTTCTGTTTagatgttcaatgttaaatgctgaatgtttaatgttaaatgttcatttgtactgtatttattattgaccacttactgttgccagtctatcactgttacctgtcctgtcttgcactttatgtcagtctgtaaaatgtcagacctgtatatgtctatgtcctggcgtggtatagagagaaaacgtaatttaatttttccttgtatgacttgtgcatatgaagaaagtgacaataaaagctgacttgacttgacttgattttcgGGAACTCAAATACATTtagcattgctcttgacctgactagttgcaatgccgaaggtgttgcatcactaggagggcgcggcctggctaccactgtgatgcacctgcaagctgaggaatgatgcatagagtcccaattgCACTATTCGTATTTGTATCCATAATACCTGAAGTTTGGGTTCTGCTGCAGGCAGGCGGTGACCACCTGCTCGTTCTCCTGGCTGTGTATGGAGCAGGTGGAGTAGACCACGCGCTGCACCTGTGGGAAGCTGAGGGCGTGGAGGAGGCAGCGCTGCTGGAATGCGGACAGGGCCGCCAGACGACTGGCCTGCTGCGCGTCTGCTTCCTGCGTCTGCTCCTCCGGCTGCTCCGAGCTCCCGTCACGCAGGCACACCATTCCTACAAGACCAGACCATAGGTAGCGACAGCAAACTTAATACTCTGCCCTTTTTTCATGCGTAGCTTAGCCAGTAAAGTTTGGGCTTTACATACACTGTACACTAGTGGAGTCAACAATTATTGAttcagcaatgcattgcaatgcagggAAGGACAATTCACTAACCGTGAATGCCATAATCAATGCAACATCAATGCAAGCTGTGGTTAAAAGCACCAATTAAGCGTAATTTAACGGCAGAAAAGATAAATAGAGCTTTGCATTCAAACAGAACCGATGTCTTCAGTTTAATCCTGTCTAAAATCTAGTCCAGTCTATCAAACTGAAAATTGCGCAGGTCTAGGTCACCTGATCCACTGCATGAAGGGTCCAATAGGATGTGCTTCACGTCTCTGTAATCTGCATCCTGCGGGTTCACTTTCAGGAAGTCCTGATTGGCCAGCCGATGACATGTGACTCCAGCTCTGAGTAACAGGGTGCTCATGGTGGACAGGCGCTTGGCATCCAGGTCGAAAGCAAACAGCTTCCTGTAGACACAAAATACACTTGTGAATAAGATGTACAATTTTCTGCCCAACAGTTACAACAGAGAGAATGCAAACGTAATGAGCCGCTCTGGGTTTAACACGGCCAATGCATTCCAACATCTGAACATTCTGATGTTGTGCTAACGGTATGTGTGCTGCTACCCGTGTCATGAATCCAATCAATGCCAAACCAGAAGTCTTCAACTTCTTATGTCAGACAGTCTAAGAATCTCATGGCCATGAGAGATTGCCTACAGCAACTCTACAGAATCATACTGTAATTGAAACTACAGGCAGGAGAAACAATatatagacatacatacatacatacatacatacatatacatacatacatacatatatatatacatacatacatatatattatatatatacacacacacacacacacacacacacacatacacacatacacacatatatataccgtatatatagGAATCTGTATATAGGACAGAAAATCGTCCATACCCTTTGTTGCCCATGAGAGCGGCGAGGTGGCTGGTCTTGTTGCCAGGTGCTGCACAGGCATCGATGACATGGCTACCAGTGGGGGGATTCAGGAGAAAGGCTGGCAGACAACTAGCCTGAACAAAAAAGTTgagttgaagggacactgtgtgagatttttagtttatttccagaattcacgctgccttatcactaatgttacctttttcatgaatacttgccatcaccatcaaattctaagtattcattatgactggaaaaattgcacttttcatacatgaaaagggggatcttctccatggtccgccattttgaatttccaaaaatagccatttttagcagcaaaaatgattctacttggaccatactagaaaatatttgttagctacttagtaaactttcatggaaagatcaaatttggcaataggaagcccagtttcgataagcagcatagttgcagtaccttttttgaccatttcctgcacagtgtacctttaagtaaatATAAGTACAAGCAAAATATCAGTATGTTCCTAAATATGACAATGGTTTACCACTGTGCTTTCTAACTGTGTTACACGTGCTCTAGGGAGATGTTAAGTAGGTAGAAAAGTGGTAGATATAgtatataaagtagaagtactcttacagatgtaattacaacaccagaagTAGGATATTGCAGAGTTGCatccatgtaatatcatatcactagtgttgtaattacatctgcaacagcacttctacttctactttatgcatatcaggggtgcatttctcaaaaccacagCTCatttcattagctactttgttgtttgcaatgcaatttcccattggcaactacccaagtctCTAACTAGCCAAGAactttgctttcgagaaacacacccctgattaGTAGTAATAAGAGGTGGCAAAAGACTGTGAAAGAGTGACGATTAACACTGTAATTCATACCTTGTCTTGAAGAATGATGTGGCCCGCCTTATACAGGTAATGGTCATGGAAATCCGTTTTGGCTGAGAAAACCAGTAGATTCGGGAGGTGAAGGTCACTGATAAATTCTTTACCGGAGAGCCCAGACAAATCCTGAATCCTGTGAATATAATATGGAAATGCAATAAGCATTGAGAATGCATGTATGGTGTGACAGAGTCTACAATAGTGGTAAGTAAGTAACACACAACAGCTTAGAGTGACCCACTGACCCATAAGCATGTCCCTGGTAGCCAAAGCCCTCTCTCTTGAAGTAGTCAATGACATCCTCCTGAGTCGTCTTCAAGGTGTTCACTCGCACGTACCTTGGTAGCTGATCTGTGTGGGGAGATGGAATTGATCATTTTAAAAAACATAGATGTGAGACATCAACAAGTTTTAAAGGTCTGAGAATAGTACATAGCCTTGTTGATAAAGACACTCTGTTATGCAATCCTTTCTACATTCTTCGATCACATAGGTGCAAATCCAGGGCCCAGTTCAGCGGACTCTATGAACCACAAGACGAGTAGATCAAAGAattgtacagtaaagtaagataccccaaaccaAACCTCTGATCTTCTGTCTAATTCTTTACTTACCCCCTGCATTCTTGACATTGGCTGGCAGGAGGTCTTCGTTGCGGCTGACTTTCTGCTTCACCTTCATTCTTGCCAGGGCCGCTTGGAGGCGTGATCGCTGTTTCAGCATCATAGTCTTCCAGTTCCCCCCACATTTCAGTCCTTGGCCGAAGAGCAGATCGTAGACTAGGACCTGATGGCGGTTGATGAGCATGTTTGTAATTGTTAAAATGTAAGAAAGATCAATGGTGTTTTAGTCGTAGcccacgtcagggtggtgcaacggaTCACATCTAATGTCACCACTTTATGGCTTGATTTGTTAAGTTGTTTTTGTGTATTATCTAAACATAttaattgcagtacattaattaccaagcACTCATTACTGTATGGGTATTATctgtaccacctgacatctgagaaCAAAAAAGGTCATGGACATCTAGGACATGGACACATTCCTCACTTGTGTTTTGATTGGAGATTATTAGAGATAGGCATGACTGTCCCATGCAGCTGCTCATTATATAGACGCCTTGTAGCAGGCTTTCACAACATGAGCATTAAATGTAACATGCATTGTTTTGTAGCCTACCATAGCAGCAGTATACActaacccctgtacctgtcctctgccagtgtgaagaggacactggccaccatcaacccacgcaaagcagctggcccagacaacatacctggccgagtgttgaaggattgtgcagaagagctgaaggatgtcttcacagacatctttaacatctctctggagcaagcagtcatcccatcacttttcaaagctgctaccatcatacccgtgccgaagaaatcatcaccatcatgcttcaatgactaccgtcctgtagcactgacgcccataatcatgaagtgcttcgaacggctagtcctgtcacacatcaaagccaccctaccccccaccctggacccctaccagttcgcataccgagccaagcgatccacggaggatgcaatctgctctgccctccatccagccctcacccacttggacaataaagactcatatgtgagaatgctgttcattgacttcagctcagcattcaataccataataccacaacaactcatcagaaaactggacaaactaggtttcagcacctccctctgcaactggctgctggacttcctgatgcagagaccacaagcagtacgggtagggaataacacctcaagcaccctgaccctgagcacgggggctccgcaaggttgtgttctcagccccctgctgttcacgctgctgacacatgactgcacaacgacccacagcactaaccatctagtgaagtttgcggatgatacaacactggtgggcctcatcactaagggcgatgagacccactacagagaagaagtagacctgctggccagatggttgcaaagacaacaacctcctgctgaatgtcaacaagaccaaggagattgttgtcaactttcagagggtccaaaaacaactgccacccactgaCCATCgaacggtgatgctgtggagagagtgagcagcaccaagttccttggagtgcacatcagcgacgacctctcttggaccaccaacactacatcactggcgaagaagtcagcgtctctacttcttgcgcaaactaaagaaggcaagtgctgcaccctccatcatgacaacattctacagaggaaccatagagagcgtcgtgtccagctgcatcacagtgtggggaggaagctgcacggagaaaaacaggaagacactccagcgtgttgtgaacacagcgaagaagatcattggagtaccactcccctccctgcaggacatttacaccgcacgcctcacccgaaaagcactgatgatcatcaaaggacacaagccaccctgcacacaaactgttcagcctcctgccctctggaaagaggtacaggcgcctccgttccccgtaccaccaggcttgcaagcagcacgatgcatcaagcaatcaagatactgaacactcaacccactctcccttcactgtcagcctctagccagccaggccactgacaacgctcccccccctcatccccaccaccatatcttcgactgaacattccacctgcactactacatctgtgactgaactttcaacctgcactaactcaaaacatacacatgcacacacacacacacacacacacacactacacacacacacacacacacacacacacacacacacacacacacaacacacacaacacacacacacacacaagcacactgcactttctgcactaaacccaaacatacacacactgacacacaactcatacctcacacacatacacacacacacacacacacacacacacacacacatacacaggtacacacacacagacgcacaccgcactttctacctgcactaaacacacacgcacacacacacacacacacacacacacacacacacacacacacacacacacacacacacacacacacacacacacacacacacacacacacacacgcacgcacacacgcacacaaaacacatacaaacacacacacacacatactgctgctggtgtatttaataaaaacctttttttaattatttatttcttcaaatgctactattactatgtcagaacgctataaaggacttttagaaaaagaacaacaaaatacctcctcttaatgtatgttctctacaagtcttctgttgtccagtcttgcactttaaaatgtctgtatgagcaatgtctacgtccatactgtctatgtccatgtatgagtactgtctatgtctatactgtctatgtccttacctagattagtctatgtctgcatgggagagcaagaaacgcaatttcaaattctttgtatgaccagtgcatgtaaagaaattgacaataaacttgacttgacttgacttgacttgactaatgttTTGTTTTCAATTCATTGTAAACAGCTCTTTAAGTTAAAGATTAAACAGCGTTAAAAGTTTAACAGAGACAGCATCAGCAATCAGAGAAAAGTTAAAGGACACACTGGTTGGTAGTTTCTAGTTACCTTAGCGAGACTGATTCGCAGCTTGGTTTCTTTGAGCAGCTTTGTGGTGTCAATAATCTCTTGTATCACTGATGAATACTTCTGTGTTTCGCACACCAGAGCAAAAAGCTGTTTGAtgttctaaaaaaaaagaaaattgtacCCAAAAAAATGATTATTGACAGAATAGTAAAACAGCTCAGCTTGGAACATAGCATGGGAATCTTATGGTTGTGGGTGCATGTTAAGTTACATACCTGAAACTTACTGTCGTACACCAAAGTCTTCACAGCTCCTTGTTTCCGCTCGAATTTATCAAGAATTTCTGCTGCTTTGACGTACAACGCCATATCGATGACCCAGGGGATGTGATCAATTCAAAATTATTACCGTCAACAACTTAAAACATAGATAAACACAGCTATTCGGACATGTAAACCACAGCCCACGTTTGGGCTTGTGTAGAATACACTTTACGACTGCTGTAAACGCGGTAATAATTTACGTCGAGGAAGCTCTCACACTGCCTTACGGCAATAGTCATGCCACTTCTTCACTTGCTTCGCCAGTTTACCTTTACTCCTCGACAGATGTTCTGTGGAATATATTGAAGCAAGTCTGCTGTTATAATGAGTGAAACCCTTTCACATCCAACTAATCCCAAGTATTGATCATTTATGTATAACCTTCCTTTCAGGATAAGCTTTTAGCGTGTGAATGAATCAACGCTGACTCGCGCTGCACAACCTAGAGAGGGTGGAACTTGAGACTTCACAGTGCAACTTGAGTACGAGGACATATCTGATTAGCCAACTGACTTTAGCTGCAAATCCTTGTAACGTGGCAAAAACTTTAATATCAAGATGGAGTTTGCTGCCCTAATAGCTCTTACTTTAGTGATCGGGGCATTGGTGCTACTAGTCTTTGTTGCAGTAAACAAAAGAAAAGGCGAGCTACCTGAAGTAGTGGAACAGAATGAGGACTCTGGTGGTAAGTATCTTCAAAAGGGGTGATG
This window of the Engraulis encrasicolus isolate BLACKSEA-1 chromosome 7, IST_EnEncr_1.0, whole genome shotgun sequence genome carries:
- the nsun5 gene encoding probable 28S rRNA (cytosine-C(5))-methyltransferase, giving the protein MALYVKAAEILDKFERKQGAVKTLVYDSKFQNIKQLFALVCETQKYSSVIQEIIDTTKLLKETKLRISLAKVLVYDLLFGQGLKCGGNWKTMMLKQRSRLQAALARMKVKQKVSRNEDLLPANVKNAGDQLPRYVRVNTLKTTQEDVIDYFKREGFGYQGHAYGIQDLSGLSGKEFISDLHLPNLLVFSAKTDFHDHYLYKAGHIILQDKASCLPAFLLNPPTGSHVIDACAAPGNKTSHLAALMGNKGKLFAFDLDAKRLSTMSTLLLRAGVTCHRLANQDFLKVNPQDADYRDVKHILLDPSCSGSGMVCLRDGSSEQPEEQTQEADAQQASRLAALSAFQQRCLLHALSFPQVQRVVYSTCSIHSQENEQVVTACLQQNPNFRLVRLLPQWPERGLPPHTHCLRASTTKTLTHGFFVAMFERHSNGTQTITTQQPATTPTQTPPEVATPAVDTAAKMEEDDPDPQEEPCSPHEEEQEDSKQDAPKKKRRNRNRNRKKQKTAEQNSC